A genomic stretch from Solanum stenotomum isolate F172 chromosome 8, ASM1918654v1, whole genome shotgun sequence includes:
- the LOC125873304 gene encoding hyoscyamine 6-dioxygenase-like, which produces MENNLVSSWCKNVKTLPESYIFPEDQRPGEPIVPLSGSSPIIDLTTHEHDQAQQIIKASQDFGYFQVINHGISETLLEETVDVLKEFFNMPAKEKAKYYSVDPNSKCKLYTSTTNYSNEDKHYWRDALAHHCHPLQHYLPFWPEKPTRYREVISAYSIETRKLITKISDVISEGLGLEKGYFGGELSKVQMLLVNYYPPCPDPNLALGMHSHCDPNLFTILLQDNVHGLQIFKDGKWIAVEPIPNAFVVIIGCQLQIISNNKLKSVIHRAVTNSKETRICVGNFVIPSSDCHIEPASDLVKNTTNIPAYKPYQYKEFLHTYAINHGDFEAVLQSYKL; this is translated from the exons atggaaaataatttagtgTCAAGCTGGTGCAAAAATGTTAAAACTTTGCCTGAAAGTTACATATTCCCAGAAGATCAAAGACCTGGAGAACCTATTGTTCCTTTAAGTGGTAGCAGTCCAATTATAGACTTGACTACTCATGAACATGACCAAGCTCAACAAATAATTAAAGCCAGCCAGGATTTTGGGTATTTTCAG GTGATCAACCATGGGATTTCAGAAACATTATTGGAAGAGACAGTAGATGTGTTGAAAGAATTTTTTAACATGCCAGCTAAAGAGAAAGCAAAGTACTACTCAGTTGACCCAAATAGCAAATGCAAACTCTACACAAGCACTACTAATTATTCCAATGAAGATAAACACTATTGGAGAGATGCTTTAGCACATCATTGTCATCCTCTCCAACATTacttgcctttttggccagaaaaaCCAACTCGTTATCG AGAAGTAATTAGTGCGTATTCAATTGAAACAAGGAAGCTAATCACAAAGATTTCAGATGTGATTAGTGAAGGATTAGGACTTGAAAAGGGGTATTTTGGAGGTGAATTAAGCAAAGTTCAAATGCTATTAGTGAACTATTATCCTCCATGTCCTGACCCAAATTTGGCCCTTGGAATGCATAGCCATTGTGACCCAAATTTGTTTACAATTTTGCTTCAAGACAATGTTCATGGCTTACAAATCTTCAAGGATGGAAAATGGATTGCTGTTGAACCTATTCCTAATGCATTTGTGGTCATCATTGGTTGTCAATTACAG ATTATCAGTAACAATAAGCTAAAAAGTGTGATTCATCGAGCAGTGACAAATTCAAAAGAAACTCGAATTTGTGTTGGTAATTTTGTGATTCCTTCTTCAGATTGTCACATTGAACCTGCAAGTGATTTGGTTAAAAACACAACAAATATTCCAGCATACAAGCCTTATCAGTACAAAGAGTTCTTGCACACCTATGCAATAAACCATGGAGATTTCGAAGCTGTACTTCAGTCTTACAAGCTCTAA